One Setaria viridis chromosome 3, Setaria_viridis_v4.0, whole genome shotgun sequence DNA window includes the following coding sequences:
- the LOC117849226 gene encoding uncharacterized protein, with protein sequence MAIPHYVYLLLKMPGPKRELSLCGDLRRSYECDMEAVEIAATTQVPSSMQQVFTMSKKLTPAELEIPENKSGASKVKPANDKDFKTIDLETGDSSKTALIGSGFDPK encoded by the coding sequence atggccatcccacactacgtgtacttgCTACTGAAGATGCCTGGACCGAAAAGAGAACTATCTCTTTGTGGAGACCTGCGGCGATCCTATGAATGCGACATGGAAGCTGTTGAGATAGCCGCGACTACTCAAGTTCCTAGCTCCATGCAACAGGTGTTCACCATGTCAAAGAAGCTTACCCCGGCAGAACTTGAAATTCCAGAGAACAAGTCGGGAGCTAGTAAAGTCAAGCCAGCAAATGACAAGGATTTCAAAACAATTGACCTCGAGACTGGCGACTCATCcaaaacagccctgatcggaTCAGGGTtcgatcctaaatag